TTGCTGGTTTGGCAGAGAGAACTTACGGATGGATTTAGGTGCAAAGAAGTCATGAATATGTTCATCTGTGATATTCTTCTGAGTGACTGTCTGATATTCCGGAATATGTCTGACCAGAAATTCTTCGTAAGCACGCTGAAACTCATCTTCAGGACTGCGTTGATTCCATACCAGCACGATATGCCCTTCCGGCTTTAAGATCCGTTGAAATTCAGCCTTTGTCTTTACTTTATCAAACCAGTGAAAAGACTGTCCTGCAAATATCAGATCAACGCAATGATCATCAATTTTGGTATCTTCTGCTGTAGCATTTACCGCTATAAAATTTCTATTCTTCTTGAAATGATGAATACAGGCTTCTCGCATCGCCTGATTTGGCTCCACACCAAAGGTATTATTACCGTTATCCACAAACAGTTTGGTCGATATACCTGTCCCGCTACCAATATCAGCGATCAGCCAATCTTTATTAAATCCGATTTCCTGAGTTAGTAGGAAAAGAATCTGATTCGGGTAACTGGGTCTGTATTTTTCATAATCAACCACCCGGTCTGTAAATCTGTCAACGTTCTTTTTCATTTGTAAATGGTTTTTTTAATGGCATGAATCGATCAGATTAATCCATCAATCCCTCGTCCTGAAAACTAAAATATTTGCTGTTTGTAAATATGACATGATCCATTACTCTAATATCCATTATTTTTGAAGCATCTACAATTTTTTTTGTCAGCTGAAGGTCCTGATTACTTGGCTTCAGGGAACCTGAAGGATGGTTGTGAACGAGGATCATAGAACTGGCATGACAATTCAGTGCTTGTCTGAGGATAATACGGACATCTACAGGAGTAAAATCATTCCCTCCCCTCCCTATGAGTTGCTGACTCTGAACCACAGATGCACGGTTAAGGTATAATACCCAGAACTCTTCATGCTGAAGATCCTGTAATTGGAATTTAAAGTACTCAAATACTTTCTGACTGCAATTAAGGACCACAGCTTCCTTCTCCGTACTCTCTTTTCGTCTTCGGCCCAATTCCAAAGCAGCTATAATAGTAATAGCCTTAGCGCTGCCTATGCCTCTATATACCTTTAGATCATCCACATCCAGCTGAGACAAGAAATCAAGATTGTGCTGATGATCTGAAAGAATACGGCGCGCCAGTCCGACAGCATCTTCCCCAAAGGAACCTGAACCGATAAGAATAGCCAGTAACTCTGCATTACTCAGAACCCTTCTTCCACGTCTTTCCAGCTTTTCTCGTGGCCGGTCATTTTCTGCCCATTTATTTATCGCTAACTTACTCATAATTAAAAATTATATAATTCACTCTAAAGATAACAATATCGCTCAAAGAAAAGTTATTTCTCAAAATATTTACTTCATTAAGTAAAGAAAATCATCCACTTTTACGTTTTCCCAAGTCAGTTGTAAATCTTATCTTTGTAATCCAAAAAAATATTGATATGAGCAAAGCGATTATTAAAACAGAAAAAGGCGACATGACTGTGGAATTTTACACAGCTGATGCTCCAAATACCGTAGATAACTTTATCAAACTGGCTAAATCAGGATATTATGACGGATTAGCATTTCACCGTGTTATCCCTGATTTCGTTATTCAAGGAGGTTGCCCTAATTCTAAAGAAGGTGCAGCAGGCGTACCGGGAACAGGTGGTCCGGGTTACAAAATAGATTGTGAACTGACAGGAGAAAACCAGTACCATGACCGTGGAGTACTTTCTATGGCACATGCCGGTCGTAATACCGGAGGTTCTCAGTTTTTTATCTGCCATAGCCGCAACAATACAGCTCACCTTGACCGCAACCATACCTGTTTTGGTAAAGTTGTTGAAAATGTAGATGTAGTGGATGATATCCGTCAGGGTGACCGTATCCTGACTATTGAAGTAATCGAAGATTAATCCCTCTACCGAAAACTATTAAAATGAATTTAAGAGCATTAGTATCCGTAACCGGCAAACCGGGATTATTTAAACTGATCGGACAAAACAAAGGTGGCTTTATCCTGGAAACATTAGATCAAGCCAAGATAAAATCAGTAGTAAATCTGTCTACTACAAAGATGGCGACTCTGGAAGATATCACTATCTATGGAGAGGAAGAAGAAATCAAATTACTGGACGTATTCGAAACGATCAAAACAAAAGGACTGGAAACACCTGATGTGAAAGCTAGCGGAGATACATTACGTGATTTTTTCCGTGAAGTAGCACCTGGACATGATGAGTCCCGTGTATATACTTCAGATATCAAGAAAATTATCTCCTGGTATAACATTATTAAAGAGTTACCAATATTTGACGAAGAAGCTCCGGCTCCTTTGGTATAATCAAATCTTTAAATGCGAAAAGGCCTTACAGACAGATCTGTAAGGCCTTTTTTGCGTTTCCATAAATAAAGAAAATGAACTTCTTTAAATAGCGCTTAAACACTTTTCAGCGACCTCAAAAAAACTTAATAATTTTTCACAAATCATGTAACGTTTCTCTAAACAGTTGTACTAACTCTGTAAAATCTAATATTCAGAAATTATGGAAACTAAAAATTTAAACACAACTATTGCAGAGCCGGTAAGGAAACAAATGAGAATTGAATTCTTTACACAGATCATAGCTCTGGTCGCACTGTTATTTGTACCCTATTACTTCAATTTCAATCAGGCAATGACTTCAGTTTACATGCTGTTTTATGCCTTAACTTTATCATTCTCGGGATATTATATATATAAATTTTATACCTTTTACAAGTCAACGCTATCAGTTGATCTGGAAAACTCAAAAGATCTGACCTGGTTCTACCATGAATTGAAATTAAATGTAAACATCTATACCAATTTCAATTTTATCATGATCATCACAGCCCTTGCTTACGGGATTACCTGCTTGTATATTACAAAATTCGACTTCGGAGCCCTTGCGTATAAGGTGGAATCCCTAATACCCGGAACAACAGCATACATAGCACTCACTATCAGCACACTTGTATTCCTCTTTACCATTGCAGAATATTCAGCTAAATCTACCTATGAAAAGTATACAGACCGTATAAAAGATATTCTAAAACAATTCGATTAACCTGCTATACGAACTATCCAGAGAAGAATGTAAAACCTAAAAAACAGACTTCTCTGGTTTTACACCGGAATTTTCACCGAAAAGCAGATCTGCTGCAACTTTTTCACCGATCAGTTTACCTTGTTTACCGATTTTTTGACTGGACTCACCAATTAGCTATGGCCAGGGTTTGTTATTGCTTATACCTTTGGATCAAACAATTAACAAGAACCATAAAAAAAATTAAAAACAACCAAAAAACATCATGAAAAATCTAATCAAAACTGTAGCTTTCTTATTATTCATTGCAATAACAACAAGCTCTTTTGCTTCCGGAATCTATAATCCTGGCAAAAATTATTCAGCAGATGCTGTAATCAGCAATTATATCGAAACGACGACTATGGGAAACCCTGCCAATGTAGAAAATTTGTTTACAGACAATTTCTTTCAGACAGTTTCCACTCCTTCAAAAGTGATAACTCATTCAAAAAAACCATTTATAGACTATGTAAAAAGCCAGAAAGGCTATGTGCAGAACTGCCAGACAAGTCATACCATTATCGAACGCAACGACAACTGTGCAATTGCTAAAATAACATTGACCTACAAGAACTTTACAAAAGTAGAATATGTAACTGTGTGCAGCGATGGAGAAATATGGAAAGTAAGTCAGGTCGTTACTTCGTACCCTAAAAAATAAAAAACAAAGCCTTATGCATATAAAACAACTTAAAACAAACAACAACGCTACTCGCTCCATAATAACAAAGCTCAGAAACAATTATTTCTGAGCTTTTCAATTATATCTAAAGCAATTATCAAAAAAGTCCCAGTTGTCGCCCTCGGTTAGGAACCTGAAAAAGATCAGTTCTTTGTGTTGGAAGATCATTTTTACCCATGTGTTGTTTTACAGATAAGCGAAACAGATCTCGTATACTTTCCGCCAGAATTCCTTCTCCTCTTATCCTTCTTCCAAATTCACTGTCATTCAGTTTTCCGTTGTGGCAATCCTCTATGCCGTGCAACACTTTGTCCGCACGGTCCGGATAATTTTTATATAACCAATCCTTAAAGATGCCAGCTATAGCACCATTTAGCCTGACAACAGTATAGCTGGCCGACCGCGCTCCTGCCTCTGCTGCTCTTTTGATCAGTAACGGCATCTCATCGCTGTTGATTCCGGGTACTATCGGCGCCACCATAAGCATTACCGGCACTCCTTTACCCGCCAGCTTTTCAATCAGCTTCAATCTTGCTGAAGCAGTTACTGTACGGGGTTCCATCTTCTGCCTTACCTCTTCACTCAGAGAATTGATAGTAACAGCTACAGAGATCAACTGCAATGAAGCAAGCTCCTCAATTATATCGAGATCTCGCAACATCAATGTATTCTTACTAATGATAGATACCGGATGTCTGTACTTC
The Sphingobacterium spiritivorum genome window above contains:
- a CDS encoding class I SAM-dependent methyltransferase — its product is MKKNVDRFTDRVVDYEKYRPSYPNQILFLLTQEIGFNKDWLIADIGSGTGISTKLFVDNGNNTFGVEPNQAMREACIHHFKKNRNFIAVNATAEDTKIDDHCVDLIFAGQSFHWFDKVKTKAEFQRILKPEGHIVLVWNQRSPEDEFQRAYEEFLVRHIPEYQTVTQKNITDEHIHDFFAPKSIRKFSLPNQQTFDLKAFFGRVKSSSYFPNEETESKSLYEGLRELFDEYAIDKRLVFNYQTDIYIA
- the radC gene encoding RadC family protein, yielding MSKLAINKWAENDRPREKLERRGRRVLSNAELLAILIGSGSFGEDAVGLARRILSDHQHNLDFLSQLDVDDLKVYRGIGSAKAITIIAALELGRRRKESTEKEAVVLNCSQKVFEYFKFQLQDLQHEEFWVLYLNRASVVQSQQLIGRGGNDFTPVDVRIILRQALNCHASSMILVHNHPSGSLKPSNQDLQLTKKIVDASKIMDIRVMDHVIFTNSKYFSFQDEGLMD
- a CDS encoding peptidylprolyl isomerase codes for the protein MSKAIIKTEKGDMTVEFYTADAPNTVDNFIKLAKSGYYDGLAFHRVIPDFVIQGGCPNSKEGAAGVPGTGGPGYKIDCELTGENQYHDRGVLSMAHAGRNTGGSQFFICHSRNNTAHLDRNHTCFGKVVENVDVVDDIRQGDRILTIEVIED
- a CDS encoding DUF5606 domain-containing protein, producing MNLRALVSVTGKPGLFKLIGQNKGGFILETLDQAKIKSVVNLSTTKMATLEDITIYGEEEEIKLLDVFETIKTKGLETPDVKASGDTLRDFFREVAPGHDESRVYTSDIKKIISWYNIIKELPIFDEEAPAPLV
- a CDS encoding nuclear transport factor 2 family protein, with product MKNLIKTVAFLLFIAITTSSFASGIYNPGKNYSADAVISNYIETTTMGNPANVENLFTDNFFQTVSTPSKVITHSKKPFIDYVKSQKGYVQNCQTSHTIIERNDNCAIAKITLTYKNFTKVEYVTVCSDGEIWKVSQVVTSYPKK
- a CDS encoding PA0069 family radical SAM protein, whose translation is MLIFLVFLIMEETNYFKGRGAQVNPNNKFFTSQYVQEHIEGLDEPFLEHVPTQLIPTHPKKIISVSDSPDLHFTQSINPYQGCEHGCIYCYARNAHEYWGFSAGLDFERKILVKYDAARLLEKQFNNINYQPSTIMLSGNTDCYQPIERKLKITRSILEVMLKYRHPVSIISKNTLMLRDLDIIEELASLQLISVAVTINSLSEEVRQKMEPRTVTASARLKLIEKLAGKGVPVMLMVAPIVPGINSDEMPLLIKRAAEAGARSASYTVVRLNGAIAGIFKDWLYKNYPDRADKVLHGIEDCHNGKLNDSEFGRRIRGEGILAESIRDLFRLSVKQHMGKNDLPTQRTDLFQVPNRGRQLGLF